One Gigantopelta aegis isolate Gae_Host chromosome 1, Gae_host_genome, whole genome shotgun sequence genomic region harbors:
- the LOC121378885 gene encoding uncharacterized protein LOC121378885: MTVEEDPDMYITPDPEPDPEPDLDPDLGKSGQTGIYRSDEAESTFRRGLIHEQELGGVGKVVKPLNQVSEKPEDNSQTETVVDEAVDGDEEDDQAEDDDDGVPIDRGWAWMTVLGTYDYKKSVKPHRDMKWGDVTLQTDGDGKEFLMFTERQSKTCQGDNPQTMRDVQPKLSKHVHVCLFVAFFFNLFIMVGYMKALGVLFVEFLEIYRASVTMTTLLMGTMSATYSIASFFTMQVVLVQLDTRKTIILGGIMSSAGITLSYFADSVVFLICMQGVVLGIGQALINGPGIILISEYFKKRRGIATSIAICGISFGSAFPPFVNYLLEEFTLRDTFLILGAIHLNIIVGGMLSRPVSFYKKSHARKKLLLEDIMADSLHAKKRLLSGDKTEETFKHVSKTERKHLKAINATENYSNNCSCLVAKSLDHLPIDKSLQTLEACRKRTFSDSMTYRPRTCKNQDTLTRPTLLFLSSDLEIGPVSLVDLASRELAGSSKLNIALTVNCQHDSAINPCINLIKGEHDSATNSGIGLMNTEHNSGTNSGIRLTSSEYDDCTNPGISLMNEHPDPIIQDKSNHIITEPRTGSSMFHRILQLVKKPFTSLDFSVFKNPLFSMFACAAIFNIQTQSQLTYVPALAIEHGISQSNAALLLTISGAMDLLSKLAFGWFADLGVIRKHHLQMMGLCINATSSLFVSLYSSFPLMVGYTVIQGIFSGVYRSLYVHVLIDFVGTENMGKAFGIIQLIHGLMVAVAHPVIGSLRDFTGSYSASFQYTAACGFVGSSILLLERWARRKKNQIRNTSSKS; this comes from the exons ATGACAGTTGAGGAAGACCCCGACATGTACATCACACCTGACCCTGAACCAGACCCTGAACCAGACCTTGATCCAGATCTGGGAAAGTCGGGACAGACAGGAATCTATAGATCAGACGAGGCGGAGTCGACTTTTAGACGCGGCCTCATCCACGAACAGGAACTAGGGGGTGTCGGCAAAGTGGTAAAGCCACTAAACCAAGTGTCTGAG AAACCAGAGGACAACTCTCAGACAGAAACTGTTGTAGACGAGGCCGTTGATGGTGATGAGGAAGATGACCAGGCTGAAGACGACGACGACGGCGTCCCCATTGACCGCGGCTGGGCGTGGATGACCGTGCTGGGTACGTACGACTACAAGAAGAG TGTGAAGCCACATCGCGACATGAAATGGGGCGATGTGACATTACAAACTGACGGTGATGGCAAAGAATTCCTGATGTTTACTGAGAGGCAATCCAAGACCTGTCAGGGGGATAATCCTCAAACCATGCGTGATGTGCAACCGAAA CTTTCTAAACACGTACATGTATGCCTTTTTGTAGCGTTTTTCTTCAACCTCTTTATAATGGTGGGTTACATGAAGGCGCTGGGGGTGTTGTTCGTCGAGTTCCTCGAAATCTACCGAGCATCGGTTACCATGACAACGCTGCTGATGGGCACCATGTCGGCTACATACAGTATAGCGT CTTTCTTCACAATGCAGGTGGTTCTAGTACAATTGGACACACGGAAAACTATCATTCTTGGCGGGATTATGTCGTCAGCAGGAATAACCCTGTCCTACTTTGCGGACAGTGTGGTGTTCCTCATCTGCATGCAGGGAGTTGTTCTAG GCATTGGACAGGCACTGATCAACGGTCCGGGTATAATTCTCATTAGCGAGTACTTCAAAAAACGTCGAGGTATTGCGACATCTATTGCTATCTGTGGTATCAGTTTCGGCAGTGCTTTCCCGCCATTTGTGAATTACCTCCTCGAAGAGTTCACCCTCAGGGACACGTTCCTGATTCTCGGAGCCATACACCTCAACATCATAGTGGGCGGCATGCTTTCACGCCCTGTCAGCTTCTACAAGAAATCGCACGCAAGGAAAAAACTTCTTCTGGAAGACATAATGGCAGATTCTTTACACGCAAAGAAAAGACTTCTGTCAGGAGACAAAACTGAAGAAACGTTCAAACATGTTTCCAAAACGGAAAGAAAACATTTGAAAGCAATAAATGCCACGGAAAACTATTCTAATAATTGCTCGTGTCTTGTAGCGAAATCGCTTGACCATCTCCCAATTGACAAATCATTACAGACTCTAGAAGCTTGCAGGAAGAGGACATTTTCAGACAGTATGACGTATAGGCCAAGAACGTGTAAGAATCAGGATACACTTACCAGGCCGACTCTGCTGTTTCTTTCCAGTGATCTGGAGATTGGGCCTGTGTCTCTTGTGGATCTAGCGAGCCGTGAGCTGGCTGGAAGTAGCAAACTCAATATTGCTTTAACTGTGAACTGTCAACATGATAGCGCTATAAATCCATGTATTAACTTAATTAAAGGAGAACATGATAGCGCTACAAATTCAGGTATTGGCTTAATGAACACAGAACACAATAGCGGTACAAACTCCGGTATTAGGTTAACGAGCAGTGAATATGATGATTGTACAAATCCAGGTATTAGCTTGATGAATGAACACCCTGATCCCATCATACAAGACAAATCCAATCATATTATCACAGAACCTCGGACTGGTTCGTCCATGTTCCACAGGATACTGCAGCTTGTGAAGAAACCGTTCACTTCTCTCGATTTCAGTGTGTTCAAGAATCCATTATTTTCCATGTTCGCTTGcgctgctatttttaatattcaaacACAATCACAATTAACATATGTACCAGCCCTTGCGATAGAACACGGGATTTCACAATCGAACGCTGCACTGTTACTGACAATCTCAGGAGCAATGGATCTTTTGAGCAAACTGGCTTTCGGGTGGTTTGCAGATCTTGGCGTGATCCGTAAGCACCACCTCCAGATGATGGGTCTCTGCATCAACGCCACCTCCTCCCTGTTCGTGTCTCTGTACTCCTCCTTCCCTCTCATGGTGGGTTACACCGTGATCCAGGGAATCTTCAGCGGGGTCTACAGGTCGCTGTATGTACATGTGCTCATCGACTTCGTGGGAACTGAGAACATGGGAAAAGCGTTTGGAATCATTCAACTGATACATGGATTGATGGTCGCTGTTGCCCATCCTGTTATAG